One region of Candidatus Polarisedimenticolaceae bacterium genomic DNA includes:
- the sppA gene encoding signal peptide peptidase SppA, whose protein sequence is MNNKRLVGLLAIIAALGFLGLCAVVMLSFFGGFGGVSVPGKILLEADFEQTIEEYVAEEPISKAFGGEQPTTRDVVDALDRAAKDDRVVGLVARVGAAPMGLAQIQEIRDAVLRFRKAGKPAVAWSETFGEFGAGNGAYYLASAFDTIYLQPSGDVGLTGLMYESPFIRGMLDKLDVVPRMDHRYEYKNAMNMYTEKKFTDPHREAMKVLMDSQFGQIVSGIAEGRKLSPDKVRATFDAGPYLGQQAVDAKLVDGLQYRDEVYATVKKQAGDAAKLLYLDKYLERAGRPHAKGAKIALVYGVGAVQRGGGGFSPISGSAMGSDTVSAALRAAREDDDVKAIVFRVDSPGGSYVASDTIWRETQLCREAGKPVIVTMGNLAGSGGYFVAMGADKIVAQPGTITASIGVLGGKMLTTGFWDRLGITWDEVHTSANGTMFTGTSDYTPQEWDKFQQWLDRVYVDFTSKVAKGRNLPKAKVLEIAKGRIWTGQDAKGLGLVDALGGFDVALGLAKEAAKIPADQDVNVVLFPKKKSFFEMFSRETPDNSENETALKLAVEIARELRPALAVLRQAGLDARPPGVLSMPPVVSEP, encoded by the coding sequence ATGAACAACAAGCGACTCGTCGGCCTTCTCGCGATCATCGCGGCCCTGGGCTTCCTCGGGCTCTGCGCGGTCGTCATGCTGTCCTTCTTCGGCGGTTTCGGCGGCGTCAGCGTGCCGGGCAAGATCCTGCTCGAGGCGGATTTCGAGCAGACGATCGAGGAGTACGTCGCCGAAGAGCCCATCTCGAAGGCGTTCGGCGGCGAGCAGCCGACCACCCGCGACGTCGTCGATGCGCTCGATCGCGCCGCGAAGGACGATCGCGTCGTGGGTCTCGTGGCGCGGGTCGGCGCGGCGCCGATGGGCCTCGCGCAGATCCAGGAGATCCGTGACGCCGTGCTCCGCTTCCGCAAGGCGGGAAAGCCCGCGGTGGCGTGGAGCGAGACGTTCGGAGAATTCGGCGCGGGAAACGGCGCCTACTACCTCGCGAGCGCGTTCGACACGATCTACCTGCAGCCTTCGGGCGACGTAGGCTTGACCGGCCTCATGTACGAATCGCCGTTCATCCGGGGGATGCTCGACAAGCTCGACGTCGTCCCGCGCATGGATCATCGCTACGAGTACAAGAACGCGATGAACATGTACACGGAGAAGAAGTTCACCGACCCTCATCGCGAGGCGATGAAGGTCCTCATGGATTCCCAGTTCGGTCAGATCGTGAGCGGAATCGCGGAGGGGCGGAAGCTCTCGCCGGACAAGGTGCGCGCCACGTTCGACGCCGGCCCTTATCTCGGACAGCAGGCGGTCGACGCGAAGCTCGTCGACGGACTCCAGTACCGGGACGAGGTCTACGCCACGGTCAAGAAACAGGCGGGAGACGCGGCGAAGCTCCTCTACCTCGACAAGTACCTCGAGCGGGCCGGCCGGCCTCATGCAAAGGGTGCCAAGATCGCGCTCGTCTACGGGGTCGGAGCCGTGCAGCGCGGGGGCGGCGGCTTCAGCCCGATCTCCGGAAGCGCCATGGGCTCGGACACCGTGTCGGCCGCCCTCCGTGCGGCCCGCGAGGACGACGACGTCAAGGCGATCGTCTTCCGCGTCGACAGCCCGGGCGGCTCCTACGTCGCCTCGGACACGATCTGGCGCGAGACGCAGCTCTGCCGCGAGGCGGGCAAGCCGGTCATCGTCACGATGGGCAACCTCGCCGGATCGGGCGGCTACTTCGTCGCCATGGGCGCCGACAAGATCGTCGCGCAGCCCGGAACGATCACCGCGTCGATCGGCGTCCTCGGAGGGAAGATGCTGACGACCGGCTTCTGGGACCGGCTCGGCATCACGTGGGACGAGGTCCACACGTCTGCGAACGGCACCATGTTCACCGGCACGTCCGATTACACGCCGCAGGAATGGGACAAGTTCCAGCAGTGGCTCGACCGCGTCTACGTCGACTTCACGAGCAAGGTCGCGAAGGGTCGCAACCTTCCCAAGGCGAAGGTGCTCGAGATCGCGAAGGGCCGGATCTGGACCGGACAGGATGCGAAGGGGCTCGGTCTCGTCGATGCGCTCGGCGGATTCGACGTCGCTCTCGGCCTGGCGAAGGAAGCCGCGAAGATCCCGGCGGACCAGGACGTGAACGTCGTCCTCTTCCCGAAGAAGAAATCCTTCTTCGAGATGTTCTCGCGCGAGACCCCGGACAACAGCGAGAACGAGACGGCGCTCAAGCTCGCCGTCGAGATCGCGCGCGAGCTGCGGCCTGCGCTCGCCGTCCTGCGGCAGGCGGGCCTCGACGCGCGGCCCCCGGGAGTCCTCTCGATGCCGCCGGTCGTTTCCGAGCCGTAA
- a CDS encoding isoaspartyl peptidase/L-asparaginase produces the protein MALGLAIHGGAWNIPDDGVLVHREGLRAPLLSGWEALRRGRSAIDVVEMVIRLLEDDPTFNAGRGSHLNRAGELEMDASIMDGTDLTAGAVAAIKNARHPISVARAVKEKSPHVLLVGTGATRFARASGAEMAPTAALLVGRELARWRRIRAGETGLVSKEFHPRARPHGTVGAVACDRKGRIAAGTSTGGTQDKAPGRVGDSPIIGAGTYADDRLGGASCTGWGEAILRTALAHNAVLALDGATAPGTAGRRALRGLARVGGFGGVILVDRRGRVGAVFNTPRMARGLADERGLAILVEPRERRR, from the coding sequence TTGGCGCTGGGCTTGGCCATCCACGGCGGCGCGTGGAACATCCCGGACGACGGCGTCCTTGTTCATCGCGAGGGGCTGCGCGCACCGCTCCTGTCCGGGTGGGAGGCGCTCAGGCGCGGCCGCTCGGCGATCGATGTCGTGGAGATGGTGATTCGCCTTCTCGAGGACGACCCCACCTTCAACGCCGGGCGCGGCTCGCACTTGAACCGCGCAGGCGAGCTGGAGATGGACGCCTCGATCATGGACGGCACCGATCTCACCGCCGGTGCCGTCGCCGCCATCAAGAACGCGCGCCACCCGATCTCGGTCGCGCGTGCGGTCAAGGAGAAGTCGCCGCACGTCCTGCTCGTCGGCACGGGCGCGACGCGCTTCGCGCGCGCCTCGGGCGCCGAGATGGCGCCGACCGCGGCGCTCCTCGTCGGCCGCGAACTCGCGCGCTGGAGGCGCATCCGGGCCGGCGAGACCGGCCTCGTCTCGAAGGAGTTCCATCCGCGCGCGCGGCCGCACGGCACCGTCGGCGCCGTCGCGTGTGATCGCAAGGGCCGGATCGCGGCGGGCACGTCGACCGGCGGCACGCAGGACAAGGCGCCCGGACGCGTGGGCGACTCCCCGATCATCGGCGCCGGAACCTACGCCGACGATCGCCTCGGCGGCGCCTCCTGCACCGGCTGGGGAGAAGCGATCCTCCGCACCGCGCTCGCGCACAACGCCGTGCTCGCGCTCGACGGCGCCACCGCGCCCGGCACGGCCGGCCGGCGCGCGCTCCGCGGCCTGGCGCGGGTCGGCGGCTTCGGCGGGGTGATCCTCGTCGACCGGCGGGGCCGTGTGGGAGCGGTCTTCAACACACCGCGGATGGCGCGCGGGCTCGCGGACGAGCGAGGGCTCGCGATTCTCGTCGAGCCGCGCGAGCGGCGCCGTTGA
- a CDS encoding CPBP family glutamic-type intramembrane protease, protein MRVPRWLAWLLIAIAMFTAGLLRQSHDLTPTSPFLAPAVGSLLFACVVFLVLVALRERQIGPAPGPGVRLGSLTPLMLMLLVEKWFSSNFYQPAFVFLAPDTLTAEAADAWFRLICGVGLILVVVALAAFSRPARAFVTSRLGGWKLVTGTTAAAAAVLAAGVALAAVARAAGSSVGIVPPDTYGPWNVVVLGQSAIALGEETYYRGLLLGELLRLGPRLGLASPSLRRWVALGMTSLMFGMEHLGPASSFADGLRQVVFAIALGSLLGLLTLVTRNLWFSASMHAWINFLLLGAAPGLAYGAGRAQLPPGATVSLALIGAFVAAFVLQRRRQSTVNS, encoded by the coding sequence TTGAGGGTACCCCGCTGGCTCGCGTGGCTGCTCATCGCGATCGCGATGTTCACCGCGGGGCTCCTCCGCCAGTCGCACGATCTCACGCCGACGTCGCCGTTCCTCGCACCCGCTGTCGGCAGCCTCCTGTTCGCGTGCGTCGTCTTCCTGGTCCTGGTCGCCCTGCGCGAGCGCCAGATCGGCCCCGCCCCGGGGCCCGGCGTGCGGCTCGGCAGCCTCACGCCGCTCATGCTCATGCTCCTCGTCGAGAAATGGTTCTCGTCGAACTTCTACCAGCCCGCCTTCGTCTTCCTCGCCCCGGACACACTCACCGCGGAGGCGGCCGACGCATGGTTCCGGCTCATCTGCGGTGTTGGGCTCATCCTCGTCGTCGTCGCACTCGCGGCGTTCTCGCGACCGGCGCGGGCGTTCGTGACGTCACGCCTCGGGGGATGGAAGCTCGTCACCGGAACGACCGCGGCGGCGGCGGCGGTCCTCGCCGCGGGCGTCGCGCTCGCCGCCGTCGCGCGCGCGGCCGGGTCGAGCGTTGGCATCGTCCCGCCGGACACGTACGGACCCTGGAACGTCGTCGTCCTCGGGCAGTCCGCGATCGCCCTCGGGGAGGAGACCTACTATCGCGGCCTGCTGCTCGGCGAGCTCCTGCGCCTCGGCCCGAGGCTCGGTCTCGCCTCACCGTCGCTTCGGCGCTGGGTCGCGCTCGGCATGACCTCGCTCATGTTCGGGATGGAGCACCTCGGCCCGGCCTCGAGCTTCGCGGACGGTCTTCGCCAGGTCGTTTTCGCGATCGCGCTCGGCAGCCTGCTCGGACTCCTCACGCTCGTCACGCGGAACCTGTGGTTCTCCGCGTCGATGCACGCGTGGATCAACTTCCTGCTCCTCGGCGCGGCGCCGGGACTCGCCTACGGCGCCGGACGAGCGCAGCTCCCGCCCGGTGCGACGGTGAGCCTCGCGCTCATCGGAGCGTTCGTCGCCGCGTTCGTGCTGCAAAGAAGACGACAGTCGACAGTTAACAGTTGA
- a CDS encoding STAS domain-containing protein — translation MNLAVKQEGRFARLVLSGCDAIDHVNAAAVKAQALTLLADATDVAVDLSDIEFIDSAGVGVLVALFKNSRLKGGRARFCGLRPGVRSVLEIIRLDQIFEIYDDVQAAMRA, via the coding sequence ATGAACCTCGCCGTGAAGCAGGAGGGGCGATTCGCGCGCCTCGTCCTCTCGGGCTGCGACGCGATCGATCACGTCAACGCCGCGGCGGTCAAGGCGCAAGCGCTCACGCTTCTCGCCGACGCCACCGACGTCGCCGTCGACCTCTCCGACATCGAGTTCATCGACTCGGCGGGTGTCGGCGTGCTCGTCGCGCTGTTCAAGAACTCACGGCTCAAGGGCGGCCGCGCGCGCTTCTGCGGGCTCCGGCCCGGAGTGCGGAGCGTCCTCGAGATCATCCGCCTCGACCAGATCTTCGAGATCTACGACGACGTCCAGGCCGCGATGCGCGCATGA
- a CDS encoding histidine kinase dimerization/phospho-acceptor domain-containing protein: protein MHVGLEGEPVLPDLAELCRIHEIGIDLIERSHDVDELLDRVLEEYEKRLSELPADALDARQASAPPESQQKLRALVMFATQATALREKAVAASELKRRAAMLEEANGRLTTALEEAERARARLDGVLAALSAGVMLRGSDGTFLRANAAARGLVGEDDDPALTRLIASGVPKEGEAEIDLPIATGRRTLLVARRAMSKDPGSEVILVTDVTQRNHAVEERVRLEKLAEVLKTLSVLSHKINNPLTALLGRAQMLQVKKGTDPGVAKAASVIEESSLRIADLIRELAQVVKEGRQEALDDLLDMSGKALSGGARS, encoded by the coding sequence ATGCACGTCGGTTTGGAGGGGGAGCCGGTCCTCCCGGATCTCGCGGAGCTCTGTCGCATCCACGAGATCGGGATCGATCTCATCGAGCGCAGCCACGACGTCGACGAGCTGCTCGATCGCGTCCTCGAGGAGTACGAGAAGCGTCTGTCGGAGCTTCCCGCGGATGCGCTCGATGCCCGCCAGGCGTCGGCCCCTCCCGAGAGCCAGCAGAAGCTCCGGGCGCTCGTCATGTTCGCGACGCAGGCGACCGCGCTTCGCGAGAAGGCGGTCGCCGCGAGCGAGCTCAAGCGGCGCGCCGCCATGCTCGAGGAAGCCAACGGCCGGCTCACCACCGCCCTGGAGGAGGCGGAGCGCGCCCGCGCGCGCCTAGACGGCGTCCTCGCCGCGCTGTCGGCGGGCGTCATGCTGCGAGGTTCCGACGGGACGTTCCTCCGCGCGAACGCCGCCGCGCGCGGCCTCGTCGGGGAGGACGACGATCCGGCGCTCACGCGCCTCATCGCGTCCGGCGTGCCGAAGGAAGGTGAGGCGGAGATCGACCTCCCGATCGCGACCGGCCGCCGGACGCTCCTCGTCGCGCGCCGCGCGATGTCGAAGGACCCCGGAAGCGAGGTCATCCTCGTCACGGACGTCACGCAGCGCAACCACGCCGTCGAGGAGCGCGTTCGCCTCGAGAAGCTCGCCGAGGTCCTGAAGACGCTGTCGGTCCTGAGCCACAAGATCAACAATCCGCTCACGGCGCTCCTGGGTCGCGCGCAGATGCTGCAGGTCAAGAAGGGGACCGACCCCGGCGTCGCCAAGGCGGCTTCGGTCATCGAGGAGTCGTCGCTCAGGATCGCGGATCTCATCCGCGAGCTGGCGCAGGTCGTCAAGGAGGGCCGCCAGGAGGCGCTCGACGACCTCCTCGACATGAGCGGCAAGGCGCTTTCGGGAGGGGCCCGGTCATGA
- a CDS encoding ATP-binding protein, which translates to MRDAGAVHVLTLASDPARLRETRRFVGRWAMDAGLAPALAHELAVALSEVLANVHRHAYAGRRDGRIDVRLAEDAERIVVSVVHDGVPFDASRLPPADLLMPREGGYGLFLIGRLVDDVSFEGVGRGGRVVLVKRRSSVAART; encoded by the coding sequence GTGCGTGACGCCGGTGCCGTTCACGTGCTCACGCTGGCGAGCGACCCCGCGCGTCTCCGGGAGACGCGCCGGTTCGTCGGCCGGTGGGCGATGGATGCGGGTCTCGCTCCCGCGCTCGCGCACGAGCTGGCGGTGGCGCTGAGCGAGGTCCTCGCGAACGTCCACCGTCACGCTTATGCGGGGCGGCGCGACGGCCGCATCGACGTCCGGCTCGCGGAGGACGCCGAGCGGATCGTCGTCTCGGTCGTCCACGACGGCGTGCCGTTCGACGCGTCGCGCCTTCCGCCCGCGGATCTCCTGATGCCGCGCGAGGGCGGCTACGGACTCTTTCTCATCGGACGCCTGGTCGACGACGTGTCGTTCGAGGGCGTGGGACGAGGCGGACGGGTGGTTCTCGTCAAGCGACGCTCGTCCGTCGCCGCTCGAACCTGA
- a CDS encoding ATP-binding protein — MAQWNRAERTLYAKLVYYGPALGGKTTNLRVLHGLTDPDGKERLVSVETADDRTLFFDLLPFELGSVLGYRVAVKLYTVPGQVRYDTTRRLVLAGADAVVFVADSNPSRERENRAAWDDLRRNMRANGLDRQTTPVLVQLNKRDLAGAAAPTAMAGWFGVDPNDVRTATAVQGPGVLETFVPACRAMIERIVALAEPATRRTLDAGDLGMQIDRAFAPLMARLPRPAPTAAAPVVLEGADLLENALEAGLALGGQLADEHGRASRLAREADALRAVSDVVRSTGASFDRNVVVDAALTAAMDTLDAAAAALVVVASGTARIQANVGRPLDDLVSSPAGAALVARMASSAASAVAENLPAECPAAAQAAPGLLAIAVVPVEASPRTGLLVAMPAPERTVHPEDVRFLATLAAHLGVGLDKVRTHAELRRHHDLLEQAVRERTAELRKAYDELRSVDAMKDRFLSNVSHEMRSPLTAVIGAASFLRDYDGRPEQRREMADAVLHAASTLKDLLDGLLRVAGLETGAAVAAAPVPPAELCAEALRIACAEGRVAVVLDPSIGSISADRRLIARAVANLIDNAIKFGPSQGPIELKVGPCMLARSGAAERGVAISVLDRGPGILDAEAERIFVAFEQGGDPLTAKPGGVGLGLYEARGIARRHGGTVIHIPRAGGGSEFRLSLPAEPARSDEGRRAAGA; from the coding sequence GTGGCCCAGTGGAACCGCGCCGAGAGGACGCTCTACGCGAAGCTCGTCTATTACGGGCCCGCGCTCGGCGGCAAGACGACGAACCTCCGCGTGCTCCACGGGCTGACCGACCCCGACGGGAAGGAGCGGCTGGTCTCGGTCGAGACGGCGGACGACCGCACGCTGTTCTTCGACCTGCTCCCGTTCGAGCTCGGGAGCGTCCTCGGCTACCGGGTCGCCGTGAAGCTCTACACCGTCCCTGGCCAGGTTCGCTACGACACGACCCGCAGGCTCGTTCTCGCCGGCGCGGACGCGGTGGTCTTCGTCGCCGACTCCAATCCGTCCCGTGAGCGGGAGAACCGCGCCGCATGGGACGACCTTCGCCGCAACATGCGGGCGAACGGACTCGACCGCCAGACGACCCCGGTCCTCGTCCAGCTCAACAAGCGCGATCTTGCGGGTGCCGCGGCACCCACCGCGATGGCCGGATGGTTCGGCGTCGACCCGAACGACGTCCGCACGGCGACGGCGGTCCAGGGGCCGGGCGTCCTCGAGACGTTCGTCCCGGCATGCCGCGCCATGATCGAGCGGATCGTCGCGCTGGCGGAGCCGGCGACGCGCCGGACGCTCGACGCGGGAGATCTCGGGATGCAGATCGACCGCGCCTTCGCGCCGCTCATGGCCCGCCTGCCGCGACCCGCTCCCACCGCGGCGGCGCCGGTCGTGCTCGAGGGGGCGGATCTGCTCGAGAACGCGCTCGAGGCCGGCCTCGCGCTCGGCGGCCAGCTCGCCGACGAGCACGGCCGCGCGAGCCGGCTCGCGCGTGAAGCCGACGCCCTCCGAGCCGTCTCCGACGTCGTGCGGAGCACCGGCGCGAGCTTCGATCGCAACGTCGTCGTCGACGCGGCGCTCACCGCGGCGATGGACACACTCGATGCGGCCGCGGCGGCGCTCGTCGTCGTCGCTTCGGGCACGGCGCGCATCCAGGCGAACGTCGGGAGGCCGCTCGATGACCTCGTGTCGAGCCCGGCGGGGGCGGCGCTCGTCGCAAGGATGGCATCGTCGGCCGCGAGCGCCGTCGCCGAGAATCTTCCGGCCGAATGCCCGGCCGCCGCGCAGGCCGCTCCTGGACTTTTGGCGATCGCCGTGGTCCCGGTCGAGGCGTCGCCGAGGACCGGCCTCCTCGTCGCGATGCCGGCTCCCGAACGGACCGTCCATCCCGAGGACGTTCGCTTCCTGGCAACCCTCGCCGCGCATCTCGGCGTCGGCTTGGACAAGGTACGCACGCACGCGGAGCTGCGGCGCCACCACGACCTGCTCGAGCAGGCGGTGCGCGAGCGCACGGCGGAGCTGCGCAAGGCCTACGACGAGCTGCGCTCCGTCGACGCGATGAAGGACCGGTTCCTCTCGAACGTGTCGCACGAGATGCGCTCGCCGCTCACCGCCGTCATCGGCGCGGCGAGCTTCCTGCGCGACTACGACGGCAGGCCGGAGCAGCGCCGCGAGATGGCGGACGCGGTCCTCCACGCCGCCTCGACCCTCAAGGACCTGCTCGACGGCCTGCTCCGCGTCGCCGGGCTCGAGACGGGCGCCGCGGTGGCGGCGGCTCCGGTGCCGCCGGCCGAGCTCTGCGCAGAGGCGCTTCGGATCGCCTGCGCCGAGGGACGCGTCGCCGTCGTCCTCGACCCCTCGATCGGATCGATCTCCGCCGACCGCCGCCTCATCGCGCGCGCCGTCGCCAATCTCATCGACAACGCGATCAAGTTCGGCCCTTCGCAAGGACCGATCGAACTCAAGGTCGGGCCGTGCATGCTCGCGCGGTCCGGCGCGGCCGAGCGCGGCGTCGCGATCTCGGTCCTCGACCGGGGGCCGGGGATCCTCGACGCCGAGGCCGAGCGCATCTTCGTCGCGTTCGAGCAAGGGGGCGATCCGCTCACCGCGAAGCCCGGCGGCGTTGGCCTCGGACTCTACGAAGCGCGCGGCATCGCGCGGCGCCACGGCGGCACGGTGATCCACATTCCGCGCGCCGGGGGAGGCAGCGAGTTTCGGCTTTCCCTTCCGGCCGAGCCCGCGCGCTCGGATGAAGGGCGGAGGGCGGCCGGTGCGTGA
- a CDS encoding response regulator → MSGRKRILIVDDDAFIRRPLEFILKEEGYEPSTAADADEGMRAIEAEAPDLIVLDVMMPGKDGLTLCSELKGDPRFASIPIVLLSARGQEHDRQKALALGASEFVTKPYSPHEFKRCVRLLLGGR, encoded by the coding sequence ATGAGCGGCCGCAAGCGGATCCTGATCGTCGACGACGACGCTTTCATCCGCCGTCCGCTCGAGTTCATCCTCAAGGAGGAGGGGTACGAGCCGTCGACCGCCGCGGATGCCGACGAGGGGATGCGTGCGATCGAGGCCGAGGCTCCCGACCTGATCGTCCTCGACGTCATGATGCCGGGGAAGGACGGGTTGACCCTCTGCAGCGAGCTGAAGGGCGACCCGCGGTTCGCCTCCATTCCGATCGTCCTCCTGTCCGCCCGCGGGCAGGAGCACGACCGGCAGAAGGCGCTCGCCCTCGGGGCGTCCGAATTCGTGACGAAGCCCTACTCGCCGCACGAGTTCAAGCGGTGCGTCAGGCTCCTTCTCGGCGGACGGTAG
- a CDS encoding PP2C family protein-serine/threonine phosphatase, with product MLPASLSESALAARLARQEHEIASLCREVLDRYEEATCVYRLSERIGTVLGERSIAQLVVDDAAAVLGARSAEIWFRTTGGAALAASSGPAGAEPGPSVADVLAEGRPVAGDGDAGSAWAAVPLPDASGGALGVLVLRGRPEGRRYLTGEVKLLGAIAAVAAAFIRNERLVENARLVEARRREDEIARQVHRGLLPREDPLFAGLEISGGFRPAEIVGGDYYGYVAMADGSLGLAIADVSGHGVGAALYMATARGALHSEARDLLSPADVLRRVNEVLATDFSAADMFATFVFARFLPDGRRFVWSNAGHHPPLVLRATGEIETLKPCGPALGIVAGARWRDADTRFAPDDLLLLYTDGVVEARDAAGTFFGVDRLVTAARRPGRTAAEIRGAVLDALAAHTGSLPPRDDVTLVVIRGTAIEEAP from the coding sequence GTGCTGCCGGCGAGCCTGTCCGAATCCGCCCTGGCGGCGCGTCTTGCCCGGCAAGAGCACGAGATCGCGAGCCTCTGCCGTGAGGTCCTCGACCGGTACGAAGAAGCGACCTGCGTCTACCGTTTGAGCGAACGCATCGGTACGGTGCTGGGCGAGCGCTCGATCGCGCAGCTCGTCGTCGACGATGCGGCAGCGGTCCTCGGCGCGCGGTCGGCGGAGATCTGGTTCCGGACCACGGGGGGTGCCGCGCTCGCCGCGTCGAGCGGTCCCGCCGGCGCCGAACCCGGGCCTTCCGTCGCCGACGTGCTCGCGGAGGGCAGGCCGGTCGCCGGAGACGGCGACGCCGGGTCGGCCTGGGCGGCCGTTCCTCTCCCCGATGCGTCCGGAGGCGCTCTCGGTGTCCTCGTCCTCCGCGGCCGGCCCGAGGGGCGCCGGTATCTCACCGGCGAGGTCAAGCTGCTCGGCGCGATCGCGGCCGTGGCTGCGGCGTTCATCCGGAACGAGCGTCTCGTCGAGAACGCCCGCCTCGTCGAGGCTCGCCGAAGGGAAGACGAGATCGCGCGCCAGGTCCACCGAGGTCTCTTGCCGCGGGAGGACCCGCTGTTCGCCGGCCTCGAGATCTCCGGCGGCTTCCGGCCCGCAGAGATCGTCGGCGGTGATTACTACGGCTACGTCGCGATGGCCGACGGCAGCCTCGGCCTCGCAATCGCCGACGTCTCGGGTCACGGCGTGGGCGCGGCGCTCTACATGGCGACGGCGCGGGGTGCGCTGCATTCCGAGGCGCGCGACCTCCTGTCTCCCGCCGACGTCCTCCGTCGCGTCAACGAGGTCCTCGCGACCGACTTCTCCGCCGCCGACATGTTCGCGACGTTCGTCTTCGCACGGTTCCTACCGGACGGACGGCGGTTCGTGTGGTCGAACGCCGGCCACCATCCGCCGCTCGTGTTGCGGGCGACGGGCGAGATCGAGACGTTGAAGCCGTGCGGCCCCGCGCTCGGCATCGTCGCGGGCGCGCGGTGGAGGGACGCCGATACGCGTTTCGCGCCGGACGACCTCCTCCTCCTTTACACCGACGGTGTCGTCGAGGCGCGCGACGCGGCCGGCACGTTCTTCGGCGTCGATCGGCTCGTGACGGCCGCGCGCCGGCCGGGTCGAACCGCCGCAGAGATCCGCGGCGCCGTGCTCGACGCGCTCGCCGCGCATACCGGTAGCCTGCCCCCACGCGACGACGTGACGCTCGTCGTCATCCGGGGCACCGCGATCGAGGAGGCCCCATGA
- a CDS encoding sigma-70 family RNA polymerase sigma factor, with the protein MSVQTDEELLVALRTGHADSLGVLVARWEAPLFRFVSRMVDRPEDARDVCQETFMRILDKADAFRDGARFSTWMYQIALNLCRDQARRKRRWGHLVVASSEPADAPAHEFVAKDSAATSPVAALEESERQGAVRRALARLPHDQREVLLLKEYEGLKFREIAGVLGIPESTVKSRMYAALDSMRSSLTSLGIH; encoded by the coding sequence GTGTCCGTCCAGACCGACGAGGAGCTGCTCGTGGCGCTCCGCACGGGCCATGCCGATTCGCTGGGCGTGCTCGTCGCTCGCTGGGAGGCTCCGCTCTTCCGTTTCGTCTCGCGGATGGTCGACCGTCCGGAGGATGCGCGCGACGTCTGCCAGGAGACGTTCATGCGGATCCTGGACAAGGCCGACGCGTTCCGCGACGGCGCGCGCTTCTCGACGTGGATGTACCAGATCGCGCTCAACCTCTGCCGCGATCAGGCCCGGCGCAAACGGCGATGGGGGCACCTCGTCGTCGCCTCGTCGGAGCCGGCCGACGCGCCGGCGCACGAGTTCGTCGCAAAGGACTCGGCGGCGACGAGCCCTGTCGCCGCGCTCGAGGAGAGCGAGCGGCAGGGCGCGGTCCGGCGGGCGCTCGCGCGTCTTCCGCACGACCAGCGTGAGGTGCTGCTCTTGAAGGAGTACGAAGGATTGAAGTTCCGTGAGATCGCGGGCGTGCTCGGCATTCCCGAGAGCACGGTGAAATCGCGGATGTATGCCGCGCTGGACTCGATGCGCTCGTCCTTGACGAGCCTCGGGATCCACTAG
- a CDS encoding zf-HC2 domain-containing protein, with translation MECASFHDHLIGRLYGELAAEDDAALDGHLAGCASCRTTLEEFARVRSILAEDEPAVPRIPRVLVLRPRARWRTAALAASIAGAALLTGTGIGAGYAIGSRRNAPAPVAMTTPAALDDATQQFVRDEVARRLAAASAAKPVEKPAGLSAADVQSQLAKFERKVNDARAADLDYMLGQLEASELRTGSRIGKTNEAIKNVALASNPYMGSQ, from the coding sequence ATGGAATGCGCCAGCTTTCACGATCATCTGATCGGACGCCTCTACGGAGAGCTCGCGGCCGAAGACGACGCCGCGCTCGACGGGCATCTCGCCGGATGCGCCTCGTGCCGCACCACGCTCGAGGAGTTCGCGCGGGTCCGGTCGATCCTCGCCGAGGACGAGCCGGCGGTGCCGCGGATCCCCCGCGTCCTCGTCTTGAGACCCCGCGCCCGCTGGCGGACCGCGGCCCTGGCGGCCTCGATCGCCGGCGCCGCGCTCCTGACCGGGACCGGGATCGGCGCCGGCTACGCGATCGGCTCGCGCCGGAACGCGCCGGCACCCGTTGCGATGACGACGCCGGCAGCCTTGGACGACGCCACCCAGCAATTCGTCCGTGACGAGGTCGCGCGCCGCCTCGCCGCGGCGTCCGCGGCAAAACCTGTCGAGAAGCCGGCCGGGCTCAGCGCCGCCGACGTCCAGTCCCAGCTCGCCAAGTTCGAGCGCAAGGTCAACGACGCCCGCGCCGCCGATCTCGACTACATGCTGGGACAGCTCGAAGCTTCGGAGCTCCGGACGGGCTCGCGCATCGGCAAGACCAACGAGGCGATCAAGAACGTCGCGCTCGCGAGCAATCCGTATATGGGAAGTCAGTAG